The following are from one region of the Capsicum annuum cultivar UCD-10X-F1 chromosome 1, UCD10Xv1.1, whole genome shotgun sequence genome:
- the LOC124885286 gene encoding probable LRR receptor-like serine/threonine-protein kinase At3g47570, with amino-acid sequence MVARVSDFGISKLLTTHDPVALTKTLGTIGYMAPEYGSEGIVSTMGDVYSYGILLMETFTRKKPVADEFVGELTLKRWVVESHPHRVMDIVDANLFSRDEHLIAIEGCLRSVLEVALECTVDLPQDRITMDNVRVGGEVNHLPDNPTMAQIKNHRKQVAKNFKALSCIQLALSKVIFARVMASETAKKAWDKLKEEFHGSDKIRQIKVINLRREFEILE; translated from the exons ATGGTTGCCAGAGTAAGTGACTTTGGTATATCTAAACTCTTGACAACGCATGATCCAGTGGCACTGACGAAGACCTTGGGCACCATTGGCTACATGGCACCAg AGTACGGGTCAGAAGGGATAGTGTCAACAATGGGGGATGTTTACAGCTACGGCATTTTATTGATGGAAACCTTCACAAGAAAGAAGCCAGTAGCTGATGAATTTGTTGGAGAGCTTACCTTGAAGAGATGGGTTGTGGAATCACATCCTCATAGGGTCATGGACATTGTGGACGCCAATTTATTTTCAAGAGATGAACATTTGATAGCTATTGAAGGTTGTTTGAGATCGGTATTGGAAGTAGCTCTTGAATGTACTGTGGACTTGCCCCAAGACCGAATTACCATGGATAATGTCCGC GTTGGAGGAGAGGTAAATCATTTGCCAGATAATCCAACTATGGCGCAAATTAAGAATCACAGAAAACAGGTTGCAAAAAACTTTAAAGCTCTCTCTTGCATACAATTAGCACTTTCGAAAGTAATTTTCGCTAGAGTTATGGCGAGTGAGACTGCAAAGAAGGCTTGGGACAAGTTGAAAGAAGAATTTCACGGAAGTGACAAGATTAggcaaataaaagtgataaatctGAGAAGAGAGTTCGAAATTCTAGAATGA